GTCGGCTGGTCATACGGCACACCGCTGGCATATCTGAAGGAGCTCGCCGCTTACTGGCGCAACGACTTCGACTGGCGGGCCGCGGAGGCGACACTCAACGCGTACGACCAGTTCACCACCACGATCGACGGCACCAACGTGCACTTCCTGCACGTCAGGTCGGCGGAGCCGACCGCGCGGCCACTGCTGGTCACGCACGGCTGGCCCGGCTCGGTGGCCGAGTTTCTGCGGATCCTCGGGCCGCTCACCGACCCGGCCGCGCACGGCGGCGACCCGGCCGAGGCCTTCCACGTGGTCGCGCCGTCGATCCCCGGCTATGGCTTCTCCGGACCGACCACCGAGACCGGCTGGGACCTGAGCCGGGTCGGCAACGCGTTCGTCGAGCTGATGAGCCGGCTCGGCTACGAGCGCTTCGGCGTACACGGCGGCGACTGGGGTGCGATGATCTCGCGCTCCATCGGTCTCGGCCACACCGACCGGGTCACCGGCGTCCACCTCACGATGCTGCCGACCGGCATCCAGCGCACCGAGCCGACCGAGGCCGAGCTGGCCGGGCTCAGCGAGGCCGACCAGGCACGGCTGAAGCTGTCGTACGAGCGCACCAAGACGTTCACCAGCGACGGCTCGGCCTACGGCATGCTGCAGTCGACCCGGCCGCAGACGCTGTCGTACGCGCTGACCGACTCGCCGGTCGGCCAGCTGTCCTGGATCGCCGAGAAGTTCAAGGCCTGGACCGACTCGACCGACCGGCCGGAGGACGCGATCGACCGCGACCAGATGCTGACCAACATCAGCATCTACTGGTTCACCGGCACCGCCGGCTCCTCCGCCCGGCTCTACTACGAGTCGGCGCACGCCGGCACCGGCTTCCGCGGCGGTCCCCCGCCGGCCGGCTCCGTGCCGACCGGCGTCGCCGTCTTCCCGGCGGAGCTGTCCGTGCCGATCCGTCAGCTCGCGGAGAAATACGACAACATCGTGCACTGGGCCGAATACGAGCACGGCGGCCATTTCGCCGCGATGGAACAGCCGGACGTGCTGGTTGCCGATCTCAGGACGTTTTTCCGGAAGGTTTAGCCAAAAGCGGTCGCGTTGCGGCCGACCCACGCGGCGAAGGTGCCGGGCCGTCGACCGAGCAGATCGGCGACGGCCGGGCTCACCCGTCGCTCGGCCTCGGTCGGCTCGCCAAGGATGTCGAGCGTGCCGTCGGCGACCGGCTCCGGCATGAACGCCAGCATCGCCTTCTTCGCCTGCGCCCTGGTCAGCTCGACGAACCGTACGTCAGCGCCGATCGCCTCCGCCTGCTGCCGCGGCGAGATCGGCTCCGGGCCGGTCAGCTCGTACGTCCGACCGTGGTGACCGCCGCCGCGCAGCACCGCGGCGGCGACCTCGCCGATGTCCCGCGGGTCGATGATCGGCACCGCGACATCGCCGAACGGCGCGGCGACCGTACGGCTCGTGCGCACCATGTCGGCCCAGGCCAGGGCGTTGGACTGAAAGCCGCCTGGCCGCAGGATCGTCCACTCGAGGCCGGAGTCGCGCACAGCGCGCTCGTACGCGCGCAGGCCGTCGTGCGACACGGCCGTCGGTCGGGTGCCGGCGGCGACCGACGACAACAACACGACGCGCCGCACTCCGCTGCCCTTGACGACCTCCAGAAGCTCGCCGGGATGTGCGCGTACCAGCTGCTCGCCGGCAATGAGCAGGAACACCGCGTCGGCGCCGTCGAGTGCCGGCTTGAGGCTGGCCGGCTCGCCGAGGTCGGCGAGGTGCTGCCGCACCGGCAGATCAGCCGATCGCCGCGCCACCGCGACCACCTGCTCTCCGGCCGCCGCGAGTGCGTCGACCAGTGGACGGCCGACGTTTCCGGTCGCTCCGGTTACCACGATCATGAGAACTCCTCGTCAGGTTGGCTTGCCTGCCTGACGCTACGAACCGGACTTACTTCTGGTAAGGACGTACCTGGAAGTAAGCTCATGACATGGACGTTGGGGAGCAGGTCGCGAACTGGTCCGCGCACGCCGACAGTGACGTGTTCCACACCGACTGTCCGGCACGTACGGTGCTCGACCACGTCACCAGCCGCTGGGGTG
The nucleotide sequence above comes from Fodinicola acaciae. Encoded proteins:
- a CDS encoding epoxide hydrolase family protein, whose amino-acid sequence is MDDNAVTPFRIEISDAAIQDLHDRLDRTRWPDELPDVGWSYGTPLAYLKELAAYWRNDFDWRAAEATLNAYDQFTTTIDGTNVHFLHVRSAEPTARPLLVTHGWPGSVAEFLRILGPLTDPAAHGGDPAEAFHVVAPSIPGYGFSGPTTETGWDLSRVGNAFVELMSRLGYERFGVHGGDWGAMISRSIGLGHTDRVTGVHLTMLPTGIQRTEPTEAELAGLSEADQARLKLSYERTKTFTSDGSAYGMLQSTRPQTLSYALTDSPVGQLSWIAEKFKAWTDSTDRPEDAIDRDQMLTNISIYWFTGTAGSSARLYYESAHAGTGFRGGPPPAGSVPTGVAVFPAELSVPIRQLAEKYDNIVHWAEYEHGGHFAAMEQPDVLVADLRTFFRKV
- a CDS encoding SDR family oxidoreductase; protein product: MIVVTGATGNVGRPLVDALAAAGEQVVAVARRSADLPVRQHLADLGEPASLKPALDGADAVFLLIAGEQLVRAHPGELLEVVKGSGVRRVVLLSSVAAGTRPTAVSHDGLRAYERAVRDSGLEWTILRPGGFQSNALAWADMVRTSRTVAAPFGDVAVPIIDPRDIGEVAAAVLRGGGHHGRTYELTGPEPISPRQQAEAIGADVRFVELTRAQAKKAMLAFMPEPVADGTLDILGEPTEAERRVSPAVADLLGRRPGTFAAWVGRNATAFG